One stretch of Pararhizobium qamdonense DNA includes these proteins:
- a CDS encoding branched-chain amino acid ABC transporter permease, whose translation MAYFLETLIAGLFAGLMYGLVAIGFVLIYKASGVFNFAQGAMVFLAALVFVTLVERGINFWVAFAATSALMILTAIVIEALVLRPLRNRDPLTLFMATLGLSFVIDGGAQFFLGTDVHMLDLGIDDIAQDYGGLFISSFDIVASLIVIAIVTVLAIVFSKTRMGVSLRAVADDTLAAQSIGIRLPVIWRIVWSVAGIVALIAGLLWGARQGVQYSLSLITLKALPVLIIGGFSSIPGAIAGGLIVGASEALADIYLGPLVNGSVSTWFAYILAVAFLLVRPAGLFGDRDIERV comes from the coding sequence GTGGCTTATTTTCTCGAAACTTTGATTGCCGGCCTTTTCGCCGGCCTGATGTACGGTCTCGTCGCGATTGGCTTCGTGCTGATCTACAAGGCGTCCGGCGTTTTCAACTTTGCGCAAGGGGCCATGGTCTTTCTGGCCGCGCTGGTGTTCGTGACGCTGGTCGAGCGCGGCATCAATTTCTGGGTTGCCTTTGCCGCCACCTCCGCGTTGATGATCCTGACGGCGATCGTCATCGAAGCGCTGGTTTTGCGGCCGCTGCGCAACCGCGATCCGCTGACGCTGTTCATGGCGACGCTGGGTCTCTCCTTTGTCATTGACGGTGGCGCGCAATTCTTCCTTGGCACAGACGTCCATATGCTCGATCTTGGTATTGACGATATCGCTCAGGATTATGGCGGATTGTTCATCAGTTCGTTCGATATCGTCGCCTCGCTCATCGTGATCGCCATTGTCACGGTGCTTGCGATCGTCTTCAGCAAGACCCGTATGGGCGTGTCCCTACGGGCCGTGGCGGACGATACCTTGGCGGCGCAGTCGATCGGCATCCGTCTTCCCGTCATCTGGCGTATCGTTTGGAGCGTCGCCGGTATCGTGGCGCTGATAGCGGGCCTGCTCTGGGGCGCGCGGCAGGGTGTGCAATATTCGCTGTCGCTCATCACGCTGAAAGCGCTGCCGGTGCTGATCATCGGCGGGTTCTCCTCGATCCCCGGCGCCATCGCCGGCGGGCTCATCGTCGGCGCCAGTGAAGCGCTCGCCGATATCTATCTCGGTCCGCTGGTCAATGGCAGCGTGTCAACGTGGTTTGCCTACATCCTCGCCGTCGCATTTCTCCTCGTTCGTCCCGCCGGTCTCTTCGGCGATCGCGACATCGAAAGGGTCTGA
- a CDS encoding alpha/beta hydrolase — MAIVLTAVLQLAACASRPTDAVLQPESAAGGERQITLLTATDRTKDGQGFASGRAQSMAFEKFSISIPPTHQPSKIEWAKGKPNAKRDFVVTKRTTLERPAFLALAGTPGTDGSVGLFVHGYNYSYQEGLFRLAQIAADAKTGATPVLFSWPSEATVTGYVADRDAALFARDDLVAVITEMSHQPKVKKFVLFGHSMGGFLIMEALRQLKLEGRGEVLAKLVVILAAPDIDADVFRKQLTVIGPLKTPLTLFVSKDDKALRISSFLGGERQRAGRLDVDDPVVEDAAARYGIKVIDITSVKADDRLGHDRYANLAAIGPQLVSIEQRDGVSSRQTGAFVFDAAASVISSPFRLAGRVIAGQ, encoded by the coding sequence ATGGCGATCGTGTTGACAGCTGTTTTACAGCTTGCGGCCTGCGCGTCGCGTCCGACGGATGCTGTCTTGCAGCCGGAAAGTGCTGCGGGCGGCGAACGGCAGATTACGCTTTTGACGGCGACCGACAGAACCAAAGATGGGCAGGGCTTTGCAAGCGGCCGTGCCCAGTCGATGGCATTCGAGAAATTTTCGATTTCGATTCCGCCAACCCATCAACCGTCGAAAATCGAATGGGCAAAAGGCAAGCCCAATGCCAAGCGCGACTTCGTGGTGACGAAGCGGACCACGCTTGAGCGGCCGGCATTTTTGGCCTTGGCGGGAACGCCGGGCACCGACGGCTCGGTTGGCCTGTTTGTTCACGGCTATAATTACAGCTACCAGGAGGGCCTGTTCCGGCTGGCGCAGATCGCCGCAGACGCAAAGACCGGGGCGACACCGGTCCTGTTTTCATGGCCGTCAGAAGCCACCGTGACCGGCTATGTGGCCGACAGGGACGCGGCCTTGTTTGCGCGCGACGACCTCGTGGCCGTCATCACCGAGATGTCGCACCAGCCTAAGGTGAAGAAATTCGTTCTGTTCGGGCATAGCATGGGCGGCTTCCTGATCATGGAAGCGCTGCGGCAGCTGAAGCTCGAGGGTCGCGGCGAGGTGCTGGCCAAGCTTGTCGTCATCCTGGCTGCGCCCGATATCGATGCCGATGTCTTCCGCAAGCAACTGACGGTTATTGGGCCGCTGAAGACACCGCTGACGCTGTTTGTGTCCAAGGATGACAAGGCGTTGAGGATTTCCAGCTTTCTCGGCGGCGAACGGCAGCGCGCCGGCAGGCTGGATGTCGATGATCCCGTCGTTGAGGACGCGGCCGCGCGCTACGGCATCAAGGTTATCGATATCACCTCGGTCAAGGCGGACGACAGGCTTGGCCATGACCGCTACGCCAATCTCGCCGCCATCGGCCCGCAGCTCGTTTCCATCGAGCAGCGCGATGGCGTGTCGTCCAGACAGACCGGAGCCTTCGTTTTCGACGCCGCAGCCTCCGTGATTTCCAGCCCGTTCAGGCTGGCGGGCCGGGTGATCGCAGGGCAATGA
- a CDS encoding ABC transporter ATP-binding protein, with protein sequence MKNLLELNDVSLSFKGVKALNSLSFTVAKGEICALIGPNGAGKSSLLNVINGVYRADSGDIVFDGGHFGAIRPGTAARLGIGRTFQHNALFRRLSVRENVLAGLSRRGEASFIENVFRFGRDRRERSDFNARAGRVIAFLGLESYSERIVATLPYGVQKRVDLARALVSEPKLLLLDEPMAGMNQEEKEDMSRIIREVNQAFGTTIVLIEHDVGIVLGLASHIVVLDYGRKVADGTPDQVRNDPDVIAAYLGTVH encoded by the coding sequence TTGAAAAATCTCCTTGAACTGAACGATGTCTCGCTTTCCTTCAAAGGCGTCAAAGCCCTCAACTCCCTGAGTTTTACCGTCGCAAAAGGCGAAATCTGCGCTTTGATCGGCCCCAACGGGGCGGGTAAAAGTTCGTTGCTGAACGTCATCAATGGCGTTTACCGTGCCGATTCCGGCGATATCGTTTTTGATGGCGGCCATTTTGGCGCGATCCGTCCGGGGACCGCTGCCCGTCTCGGCATCGGGCGCACCTTTCAACACAATGCCTTGTTCCGCCGTTTGAGTGTGCGGGAAAACGTGCTTGCCGGGCTATCCCGCCGTGGTGAGGCAAGTTTTATTGAAAACGTCTTCCGGTTTGGCCGGGATAGGCGTGAACGCAGCGATTTCAATGCGCGGGCCGGGCGGGTGATCGCCTTCCTCGGCCTTGAATCATACAGCGAGCGGATTGTCGCGACCTTGCCGTACGGCGTGCAGAAGCGGGTCGATCTTGCCCGCGCGCTGGTTTCCGAACCCAAACTCCTGCTGCTCGACGAGCCGATGGCCGGCATGAACCAGGAGGAAAAGGAGGACATGAGCCGCATCATCCGCGAGGTCAATCAGGCTTTCGGCACGACCATCGTTCTGATCGAACATGATGTCGGCATCGTGCTGGGGCTCGCCAGCCATATCGTTGTGCTCGATTACGGGCGCAAGGTTGCCGATGGCACGCCGGACCAGGTCCGCAACGATCCGGACGTCATCGCCGCCTATCTCGGCACAGTTCATTAA
- the metH gene encoding methionine synthase produces the protein MSAIDALFGAVLPKPDGSEVMAALKAAARERILIMDGAMGTEIQQLGLGEDHFRGDRFVACECHLQGNNDLLTLTQPGAIEEIHYNYAIAGADILETNTFSSTSIAQADYGMEAMVYELNRDGARLARRAGLRAQQVDGRRRFVAGALGPTNRTASISPDVNNPGYRAVSFDDLRIAYAEQLRGLIDGGTDIVLIETIFDTLNAKAAIFATEEVFIEMGIRLPVMISGTITDLSGRTLSGQTPTAFWHSVRHADPFTIGLNCALGANAMRAHLAEISGVADTFVCAYPNAGLPNEFGQYDETPDEMAAQIEGFAREGLVNIVGGCCGSTPAHIRAIAQAVAKHAPRAIPEVPRLMKLSGLEPFTLTKDIPFVNVGERTNVTGSAKFRKLITAGDYAAALDVARDQVANGAQIIDINMDEGLIDSKQAMVEFLNLIAAEPDIARVPVMIDSSKWEIIEAGLKCVQGKPLVNSISMKEGEEAFLHHARLCRAYGAAVVVMAFDEQGQADTQARKVEICTRAYKLLTEQANFAPEDIVFDPNVFAVATGIEEHNNYGVDFIEATREIIDTLPHVHISGGVSNLSFSFRGNEPVREAMHAVFLYHAIQAGMDMGIVNAGQLVVYDQIEPELKEACEDVVLNRRADSTERMLELAERFKGTAGKEAKERDLKWRDWGVEKRLEHALVNGITEFIEADTEEARQNAERPLHVIEGPLMAGMNVVGDLFGAGKMFLPQVVKSARVMKQAVAILLPYMEAERLAGGGLGERKSAGKVLMATVKGDVHDIGKNIVGVVLACNDYEIIDLGVMVPSARILEVAREKNVDIIGLSGLITPSLDEMAHVAAEMEREGFNIPLLIGGATTSRVHTAVKIHPRYNQGQAIYVTDASRAVGVVSSLLSPEMKGGYIDTVRAEYKKVADAHARNELEKQRLPLAKARANAQKVDWDFYEPKTPSFLGTRVFQNWDLAELAEYIDWTPFFQTWEMKGVYPKILDDERQGEAARALFADAQAMLAKVITEKWFAPKAVVGFWPAGVAGDDIRLFTDESRSTERATFFTLRQQMAKRDGRPNVALSDFVAPVDSGKRDYLGGFVVTAGIEEVAIAERFERANDDYSSIMVKALADRFAEAFAERLHEYVRKELWGYAAGETFAPGELAGEPYAGIRPAPGYPAQPDHTEKATLFDLLNAEEEIGVTLTESFAMWPGSSVSGIYIGHPDAYYFGVAKVERDQVEDYAARKDMPIADVERWLGPILNYVPVQRVEAAE, from the coding sequence ATGTCCGCCATTGATGCACTTTTCGGTGCCGTTTTACCCAAACCGGACGGGTCCGAAGTCATGGCCGCGCTGAAAGCAGCCGCCCGCGAGCGCATCCTGATCATGGATGGTGCGATGGGCACGGAAATCCAGCAGCTCGGCCTTGGCGAAGACCATTTTCGCGGCGACCGCTTCGTTGCCTGCGAATGTCATCTACAGGGCAATAATGACCTTCTGACGCTGACTCAGCCGGGCGCGATCGAGGAAATCCATTATAACTACGCCATTGCCGGCGCCGATATCCTCGAGACCAACACGTTTTCCTCCACCTCGATTGCCCAGGCCGATTACGGCATGGAAGCGATGGTCTATGAGCTCAACCGCGATGGCGCGCGGCTGGCGCGGCGCGCCGGATTGCGGGCGCAGCAGGTCGATGGCAGGCGCCGCTTCGTTGCCGGCGCTTTAGGCCCGACCAACCGCACGGCGTCGATTTCGCCCGATGTGAACAATCCCGGCTACCGCGCCGTCTCCTTCGATGACCTGCGCATCGCCTATGCCGAGCAGCTGCGCGGCCTGATCGACGGCGGCACGGATATCGTGCTGATCGAGACCATCTTCGATACGCTGAACGCGAAGGCGGCGATCTTTGCCACCGAGGAAGTGTTCATCGAAATGGGCATCCGGCTGCCCGTCATGATCTCCGGCACGATCACCGACCTCTCCGGCCGCACGCTGTCGGGCCAGACACCGACCGCGTTCTGGCACTCGGTGCGTCATGCCGATCCCTTCACCATCGGCCTCAACTGCGCGCTCGGCGCCAATGCGATGCGCGCGCATCTCGCCGAAATTTCGGGCGTCGCCGATACATTCGTCTGCGCCTATCCGAATGCCGGCCTGCCCAACGAGTTCGGCCAGTATGATGAAACGCCGGATGAAATGGCGGCCCAGATCGAGGGCTTTGCCCGCGAAGGCCTTGTCAACATCGTTGGCGGCTGCTGTGGCTCGACGCCGGCGCATATCCGCGCAATTGCGCAGGCCGTGGCAAAACACGCGCCCCGCGCCATCCCCGAAGTGCCGCGGCTGATGAAACTGTCCGGGCTTGAGCCGTTCACGCTCACCAAGGATATTCCCTTCGTCAATGTCGGCGAGCGCACGAACGTTACGGGCTCGGCCAAGTTCCGCAAGTTGATCACCGCTGGCGATTATGCGGCGGCACTCGATGTCGCCCGCGACCAGGTGGCCAATGGCGCCCAGATCATCGATATCAACATGGACGAAGGCCTGATCGATTCGAAGCAGGCGATGGTCGAGTTTCTGAATCTTATTGCCGCCGAACCGGATATTGCCCGGGTTCCGGTGATGATCGATTCGTCCAAATGGGAGATCATCGAGGCCGGCCTGAAATGCGTGCAGGGCAAGCCGCTGGTCAATTCGATCTCGATGAAAGAAGGCGAGGAAGCCTTCCTGCACCATGCCCGGCTTTGCCGCGCCTATGGCGCCGCTGTCGTGGTCATGGCGTTCGATGAACAGGGACAGGCGGACACGCAGGCACGCAAGGTCGAGATCTGCACCCGCGCCTACAAGCTGCTCACCGAACAGGCCAATTTCGCGCCGGAAGATATCGTCTTCGACCCCAACGTCTTTGCCGTGGCCACCGGTATCGAGGAGCATAACAATTACGGCGTCGATTTCATCGAGGCGACGCGCGAGATCATCGACACCCTGCCGCATGTGCATATTTCCGGCGGCGTCTCCAACCTGTCCTTCTCCTTCCGCGGCAACGAGCCGGTGCGCGAAGCCATGCATGCGGTGTTCCTCTATCACGCCATCCAGGCAGGCATGGACATGGGCATCGTCAATGCCGGTCAGCTGGTGGTCTACGATCAGATCGAGCCGGAACTGAAGGAAGCCTGCGAGGACGTGGTTCTCAACCGCCGTGCCGATTCGACCGAGCGCATGCTGGAGCTTGCCGAACGCTTCAAGGGCACCGCCGGCAAGGAAGCCAAGGAGCGGGACCTGAAATGGCGCGACTGGGGTGTCGAAAAGCGGCTTGAACACGCGCTGGTCAACGGCATCACCGAGTTCATCGAGGCCGATACGGAAGAAGCCCGTCAGAATGCCGAGCGGCCGTTGCACGTCATCGAAGGTCCGCTGATGGCCGGGATGAACGTCGTCGGCGATCTCTTCGGAGCGGGCAAGATGTTCCTGCCGCAGGTGGTGAAATCCGCCCGCGTGATGAAGCAGGCGGTGGCCATTCTCCTGCCCTATATGGAAGCCGAACGGCTGGCCGGTGGCGGCCTTGGCGAGCGCAAGAGCGCCGGCAAGGTGCTGATGGCGACGGTGAAGGGCGATGTGCACGACATCGGCAAGAATATCGTCGGCGTTGTTCTCGCCTGCAACGACTATGAGATCATCGACCTTGGCGTCATGGTGCCCTCGGCTAGGATTCTGGAGGTCGCCCGCGAAAAGAATGTCGATATTATCGGCCTCTCCGGCCTGATCACGCCGTCGCTTGACGAGATGGCGCATGTGGCGGCCGAAATGGAACGCGAAGGGTTCAATATCCCGCTTCTGATCGGCGGTGCCACCACCAGCCGGGTCCATACCGCAGTCAAGATCCACCCCCGCTACAACCAGGGCCAGGCGATCTACGTCACCGATGCCAGCCGTGCGGTTGGCGTGGTGTCCAGCCTGCTGTCGCCTGAGATGAAGGGCGGCTATATCGACACCGTCCGGGCCGAATACAAGAAGGTGGCGGATGCGCATGCCCGCAACGAGCTGGAAAAGCAGCGTCTGCCGCTCGCCAAAGCCCGCGCCAATGCGCAGAAGGTCGATTGGGATTTCTACGAGCCCAAGACGCCGTCCTTCCTCGGCACCCGGGTTTTCCAGAATTGGGACCTGGCGGAGCTGGCTGAGTATATCGACTGGACGCCGTTCTTCCAGACCTGGGAAATGAAGGGCGTCTACCCGAAAATCCTGGACGACGAGCGCCAGGGCGAAGCTGCCCGTGCCCTCTTTGCCGATGCCCAGGCGATGCTGGCCAAGGTCATCACTGAAAAATGGTTCGCACCGAAGGCCGTTGTGGGCTTTTGGCCGGCCGGTGTTGCCGGTGACGATATCCGCCTGTTTACCGACGAGAGCCGTTCAACGGAACGCGCCACCTTCTTCACGCTGCGCCAGCAGATGGCCAAGCGCGACGGCCGCCCGAACGTGGCGCTGTCGGACTTCGTTGCTCCCGTCGATAGCGGCAAGCGGGATTATCTCGGCGGCTTCGTCGTCACTGCCGGTATCGAGGAAGTGGCGATTGCCGAGCGCTTCGAGCGGGCCAATGACGATTATTCCTCGATCATGGTGAAGGCGCTCGCCGACCGTTTCGCCGAGGCCTTTGCCGAGCGCTTGCACGAATATGTCCGCAAGGAACTCTGGGGTTATGCGGCAGGAGAGACCTTCGCGCCCGGCGAACTGGCGGGCGAACCCTATGCCGGTATCCGGCCGGCGCCCGGTTATCCGGCCCAGCCGGATCACACCGAAAAGGCAACGCTGTTTGATCTCTTGAACGCGGAAGAGGAAATCGGCGTGACGCTGACCGAGAGCTTTGCCATGTGGCCGGGATCCTCCGTCTCCGGCATCTATATCGGCCACCCCGACGCCTATTATTTCGGCGTCGCCAAGGTCGAGCGCGATCAGGTCGAGGACTATGCGGCACGCAAGGATATGCCGATCGCTGATGTCGAGCGCTGGCTGGGGCCGATCCTGAACTATGTGCCGGTGCAAAGGGTGGAAGCGGCGGAGTAG
- a CDS encoding aldehyde dehydrogenase family protein, which translates to MQDRLYIDGAWVRPEKGGTLDVIDPATGQVIHKAPAGTSGDIDKAVKAARYAFDSGPWPKFTGAQRAVYLRAISAKIIEKREFLARLEVADNGKPLPEALWDIDDAAGCFAYYAILAEELDQHPEETIPLSEPRFSSRVVREPLGVVGAITPWNYPLLMVAWKVAPALAAGCTIVLKPSELTPLTALELGVIAEDIDLPAGVLNIVTGTGMQAGEPLTEHPLVDKLAFTGSVSTGRKVMMAGAQDIKTVSLELGGKSPFVIFADSDIEKAVEWIMFGIFWNQGQVCSATSRVLVEAGLYDAVVSRLCEEAARIKIGNGLEEGTQLGPIVSKGQYDKITSAIDRARIDGAEVAYGGGRPAGFEAGYFLEPTVLTGMSEDSYVWKEEIFGPVVCIKPFKDEDDAIRMANDSRFGLAAAVMSKDVIRAERVAEAFRAGIVWVNCSQPTFVEAPWGGYKQSGIGRELGRWGLSNYLETKQITRFNSDEPWGWYIKD; encoded by the coding sequence ATGCAGGACAGGCTTTACATCGACGGTGCGTGGGTAAGGCCTGAGAAAGGGGGCACGCTCGATGTCATCGACCCCGCCACCGGGCAGGTCATTCACAAGGCCCCGGCCGGAACCAGCGGCGATATTGACAAGGCCGTCAAAGCGGCCCGCTACGCCTTCGATTCCGGGCCCTGGCCGAAATTCACCGGCGCCCAGCGCGCCGTCTATCTGCGGGCTATTTCCGCGAAAATCATCGAAAAACGCGAATTCCTCGCCAGGCTCGAAGTCGCTGACAATGGCAAGCCGCTGCCGGAAGCGCTGTGGGATATCGACGATGCCGCCGGTTGTTTTGCCTATTACGCCATTCTGGCGGAAGAGCTCGACCAGCACCCGGAAGAGACCATTCCGCTCAGCGAGCCGCGTTTTTCCTCAAGGGTCGTGCGCGAACCGCTCGGCGTGGTCGGCGCGATCACACCGTGGAACTACCCGCTCCTGATGGTCGCTTGGAAAGTCGCCCCGGCTTTGGCTGCCGGCTGCACCATCGTGCTCAAACCCTCGGAACTGACGCCGCTGACCGCGCTCGAACTCGGTGTGATCGCCGAAGACATCGATCTCCCGGCTGGCGTGCTCAACATCGTCACCGGCACCGGAATGCAAGCCGGCGAACCTTTGACCGAACATCCGCTTGTCGACAAGCTCGCCTTTACCGGCTCGGTCTCCACCGGCCGCAAGGTGATGATGGCAGGCGCCCAGGACATCAAGACGGTCAGCCTGGAACTGGGCGGCAAATCGCCTTTCGTGATCTTTGCCGACAGCGATATCGAAAAGGCCGTCGAATGGATCATGTTCGGCATCTTCTGGAACCAGGGCCAGGTCTGTTCGGCAACGTCGCGCGTACTGGTCGAAGCCGGGCTTTACGACGCCGTCGTTTCGCGTCTCTGCGAGGAAGCGGCCAGGATCAAGATCGGCAACGGTTTAGAGGAGGGCACGCAGCTTGGGCCGATCGTCTCGAAGGGCCAATATGACAAGATCACCTCGGCAATAGACCGCGCCCGCATCGATGGCGCCGAGGTCGCCTATGGCGGGGGCCGCCCGGCCGGTTTCGAGGCCGGGTATTTCCTGGAGCCGACGGTGCTCACCGGCATGAGCGAGGACAGCTATGTCTGGAAGGAGGAGATTTTTGGCCCGGTCGTCTGCATCAAGCCGTTCAAGGACGAGGACGATGCCATCCGCATGGCCAATGACAGCCGCTTCGGGCTTGCCGCCGCCGTGATGTCGAAGGACGTGATCCGCGCCGAACGCGTCGCCGAGGCTTTTCGCGCCGGTATTGTCTGGGTGAATTGCTCGCAGCCGACCTTCGTCGAGGCGCCCTGGGGCGGATACAAGCAATCCGGTATCGGCCGCGAACTCGGCCGATGGGGTCTGTCGAACTATCTGGAAACCAAGCAGATCACCCGCTTCAACAGCGATGAGCCCTGGGGCTGGTATATCAAGGACTGA
- a CDS encoding BA14K family protein — MKMFAIIGLSLATAFSSVLPAQAFPSIERPKPQVSDVQQVDYYRHSWRHGHYGHRGPYIRRHYRNGGYYRHDGYYRYGGYRHHRRYYGGYRGYDDNFGGAFGGLAAGAIIGGMLAQPRYYGGERRYYRTGGSHADWCSARYRSYRAYDNTYQPYNGGRRQCISPY, encoded by the coding sequence ATGAAGATGTTTGCAATCATTGGTCTGTCGCTGGCGACCGCCTTTTCAAGCGTTCTGCCGGCACAGGCATTCCCCTCCATCGAGCGGCCGAAACCCCAGGTTTCCGATGTTCAACAGGTCGATTACTATCGCCATTCCTGGCGCCACGGCCATTACGGGCATCGTGGCCCCTATATCAGGCGGCATTATCGCAACGGCGGCTATTATCGCCACGATGGCTACTACCGTTACGGTGGTTATCGCCACCACAGGCGTTATTACGGCGGATATCGCGGATATGACGATAATTTCGGTGGGGCATTTGGCGGCTTGGCTGCGGGCGCCATCATTGGCGGTATGCTGGCCCAGCCGCGTTACTATGGCGGTGAGCGCCGTTATTACCGCACCGGCGGTTCGCATGCCGACTGGTGCTCTGCGCGATACCGCTCCTATAGAGCCTATGACAACACGTACCAGCCCTATAATGGCGGCCGCCGTCAGTGCATCTCGCCGTATTGA